In Sulfuracidifex metallicus DSM 6482 = JCM 9184, a single window of DNA contains:
- a CDS encoding RAMP superfamily CRISPR-associated protein has protein sequence MFLIKGTIKTVSSFTIGTDGYFIDVQFNELGLTPSALKGAMRTSISWAIRNGMVRGTSCDEIEPSRIAKVHQGKPCDVCSLFGYPDHEGKLRVYSGPNKDGKMKPKTHVITHVNINDETGTAKKTALFKQEVVPPEEEFPFTVQVVGGEEELCLALASLHYLRFLRLGRGGMVDVNVDKVIKDGKEIDAQKIPLELKWVW, from the coding sequence ATGTTTTTAATTAAAGGAACAATTAAAACTGTTAGTTCGTTCACCATAGGTACTGATGGGTACTTTATCGACGTTCAGTTCAACGAGTTAGGACTAACTCCTTCCGCTCTGAAAGGAGCAATGAGAACTTCTATCTCTTGGGCTATCAGAAACGGAATGGTAAGGGGAACCTCTTGTGATGAGATAGAGCCTTCCAGAATAGCGAAAGTGCACCAAGGTAAGCCATGCGACGTATGCTCTCTATTTGGGTATCCCGATCACGAAGGTAAGCTCAGGGTATATTCAGGTCCAAATAAAGACGGAAAAATGAAGCCAAAGACACACGTGATTACTCATGTTAACATAAATGATGAAACTGGCACGGCAAAGAAGACAGCCCTTTTCAAGCAGGAAGTTGTACCGCCCGAAGAGGAGTTTCCCTTCACGGTTCAGGTGGTAGGCGGAGAAGAGGAGCTTTGCCTCGCTTTGGCTTCCCTTCATTATTTACGTTTCCTAAGGCTAGGTAGAGGAGGAATGGTTGACGTTAACGTGGACAAAGTGATTAAGGACGGGAAGGAGATTGATGCACAGAAGATTCCCTTAGAATTGAAGTGGGTTTGGTGA